The genomic interval CCTACTATTGAATAGTAAATTGCTATTTCATCTTTATTTTTCCAATTATATTCTCTGTAATCAACGTCAAATATAACAACTGTTCCATTCTTTTTAGCAAGTCTTAAAGCTTTTAATGCAGCCTCTCTTGAAGGACTCATTGCTAAAGCAGTTCCTGAAATAACTATAGCCTTTGTATTTTTAATATAGTCTTCGTCAATATCATCAACGTCTAATTGTAAATCAGCTATACCATTTCTATACATTAAAATACTACTTTCTGTAGGACTTAATATTTCTGTAAATGTTAATCCTAAAGATTCACCATTTTTAGCCTTACTTATTTCAGATACATCTATTCCCTCTTTTTTGAAGTAATTTACTACAAACTCTCCAAATCTATCATCTGAAACTTTTCCTATAAATCCAACCTTTTTTCCTAATCTAGCAAGTCCAACTGCTATATTTGCAGGAGAACCCCCTAGGTACTTATTGAAATTCCTACTTTCTGATAATGGTTTGTGAATATCTGTAGGATTAAAATCTATTGCTACTCTCCCTACTGGGACAATATCAAATTTTCTTTTCTCATCAAATTCTATATATCTCATACTAACCCATCTCCTAAGCCTTATTTACACTTTCAAAAATATCCATATGCTTCTTTACATTCTCGTAAGCTCCCTGAACCTCTGTAGCTTGAAGTGTGAAATAGTCTTTCTTTTCATTATCTACGTATAATTTTCTTACAGACTCTTCAACAGAATTGAAGGTTGCAGTTGCAATGTTTATTTTTCTTATTCCTTTATTTTTACACTCTTTAAAGTCCTCTGGTGTTATTCCTGATCCACCATGTAGAACTAATGGTGTTTCGATGTTTTCTCTCAAATTCTCTAATACATCAAATCTAAGTTTTGGAGTTCCTTTATATACTCCATGAGCATTTCCTATAGCTACTGCTAAAGCATCAACTTTAGTCTCTTGAACAAACCTTTTAGCGTCTTCTACGTTAGTTACTTTCATCTTTATATCTTCACTACCATCTTCACTTCCGCCAACTTGTCCAATTTCAGCTTCTATAGCCGCTCCATATTTATCTGCTAATTCTTTTACCCTCTTAGTTATCTTAACGTTTTCATCAAAACTTAAATGAGATCCATCTATCATTACTGATGTAAACCCAATCTTTAAAGCCTTTTCTATATTCTCTAAGGTCAAGCCATGATCAAAATGAACTGCTACTGGCACCTTAGCATTTTTTGCAGCGCTTACCATTAAAGGTCCGATTAATTCTAATGGGGAATTAGTTAATCTAACCTCAGCAATCT from Clostridium perfringens carries:
- the iolC gene encoding 5-dehydro-2-deoxygluconokinase — translated: MRYIEFDEKRKFDIVPVGRVAIDFNPTDIHKPLSESRNFNKYLGGSPANIAVGLARLGKKVGFIGKVSDDRFGEFVVNYFKKEGIDVSEISKAKNGESLGLTFTEILSPTESSILMYRNGIADLQLDVDDIDEDYIKNTKAIVISGTALAMSPSREAALKALRLAKKNGTVVIFDVDYREYNWKNKDEIAIYYSIVGKESDIIMGSREEFDLMEGLIAKDSTDEETAKRWLDYGNKIVVIKHGKDGSTAYTRDGKAYRIKPFPVKLLKSFGGGDAYASAFIYGILEGWDMMDALEFGSASAAMLVASHSCSEDMPTVEAIKEFIKKEKEEYGEMVARS
- a CDS encoding class II fructose-bisphosphate aldolase — its product is MALVKMTELLDAAREENYAVGSFSIANMEMVKGALKAAEEMHSPMILQIAEVRLTNSPLELIGPLMVSAAKNAKVPVAVHFDHGLTLENIEKALKIGFTSVMIDGSHLSFDENVKITKRVKELADKYGAAIEAEIGQVGGSEDGSEDIKMKVTNVEDAKRFVQETKVDALAVAIGNAHGVYKGTPKLRFDVLENLRENIETPLVLHGGSGITPEDFKECKNKGIRKINIATATFNSVEESVRKLYVDNEKKDYFTLQATEVQGAYENVKKHMDIFESVNKA